A window of Pseudoalteromonas aliena SW19 genomic DNA:
TAGCAGATATTTTTAAAGCAGAAACAGACATCATTTGCTTTGATGAGTTTTTTGTTCAAGATATTACCGATGCCATGTTGTTAGGCGGCTTAATGGAGGCGCTATTTGCGCGCGGTATTGTACTTGTTGCTACATCGAACATAGTGCCGGATGAGCTTTATCGAAATGGCCTGCAGCGAGCGCGTTTTGTGCCAGCAATCGAGTTAGTTAAACTTAATACTGACATAGTTAATGTAGACTCTGGCATTGACTATCGATTGCGGACACTTGAGCAAGCCGAAATTTTTCATAGCCCGCTTGATGAGCAAGCCGATAAAAATCTATTTGACTACTTCGATAAGCTTTCACCAGAACCTGGGCAATTAAACGAGTCTATAGAAATAGAAGGGCGTTTAATTAAAACCCGCAAAGTGGCTAAATGTGTGGTGATGTTCGAATTTAGTGAATTGTGCGAAACCGCGCGTAGCCAAGTCGATTACATGGAAATTAGTCGTTTATATAACACGGTGATTATATCTAACGTAAAACAGCTTGGACAAACAAACGATGATGCAGCAAGGCGTTTTATTGCATTAGTAGATGAGTTTTACGAGCGTCATGTAACCTTAATTATTTCAGCAGAGCAACCAATCACCGACCTTTATACGCAGGGTAATCTCAACTTTGAATTTAAGCGTTGTATTAGCCGCTTACAGGAAATGCAATCTTTAGAATATTTAGCAAAAGAGCATTTGGTATAAAGCAAAAAGTAATAAAGTTATCTGAGTTAAATATTTTGTGGAAAAAACAGGCGGCCGGTAGCAATGTAGTTTAAGTGCTGGTATACTCCCGCGTCTGCCACGTTGCGTTCTATGCCTTCATATAGTCTAGCCACTTGTGAGCGGCGCAAAAGTCTAAAACTCGAAGGGGTTATAGCAAACTTAGAGCAGTAGTTAATATTAACTACTTGTGGTTTTAATTGAAAAACATTGGATTTTTATAAATGAAAACGTTTGTTGCTAAACCAGAAACAGTAAAACGTGACTGGTACGTAGTTGACGCTGAAGGTAAAACTTTAGGTCGCATCGCTACTGAAATCGCTCATCGCCTACGCGGTAAGCACAAAGCTGAATATACACCGCACGTAGATACTGGTGATTATATCATCGTTATCAACGCTGAAAAAGTTACTGTAACTGGTAACAAATTCAAAAACAAAGTGTACTATTCACACTCTGGTTTTCCAGGTGGTCTTAAGTCTACTACTTTTGATAAACTTCAAGCTGCAAAGCCTGAAATGATCATCGAGAAGGCTGTTAAGGGCATGTTGCCACGTGGTCCTTTAGGCCGCGCTATGTACCGTAAACTTAAAGTTTACACAGGTACTGAGCACAACCATGCTGCACAACAGCCTCAGGTTCTAGACATTTAAGGAGCACCATCATGGCAAATCAATACTACGGTACAGGTCGTCGTAAAAGTTCAAGTGCTCGCGTATTCTTACGCCCAGGCACTGGTAACATCGTAATCAACAAGCGCTCTTTAGAAGAGTACTTTGGTCGCGAAACAGCACGCATGGTTGTTCATCAAGCTCTTGAGCTAGTTGATATGACTGAAAAATTTGATCTTTACATCACCGTTGCTGGTGGTGGTACAACTGGTCAAGCTGGTGCTATCCGTCACGGTATCACTCGTGCACTTATGGAGTTTGACGAGTCACTACGTCCACAACTTCGTAAAGCAGGTTTCGTTACTCGTGATGCACGTAAAGTTGAACGTAAGAAAGTGGGTCTTAAGAAAGCGCGTAAGCGTCCACAGTTCTCAAAACGTTAATCTATACGTTATCAAGAATTTAAAAACCCAGCTTATGCTGGGTTTTTTGTTTTAGAATCAAAAGTTTTGCTATTGTAGTTTAGTTACTTTGATTCCTCTATATCCGGTTATGATGATTTTTTGATGATCATATTTGCCAAGAGCAGCGTATTTATCGAACGAAAGTTATGAAATTGTCAGATAGCTGCAAAAAAGTTAAATAATTATCGTAATTAGTTTAAATCCATCAGTTAATTGATGGATTTATTTGCTACAATTGTCCGGTAAGTAAAATGATCGGTTGAACGACGCTATAGGTAGTTTTTACAGCTTCTGTTTAGTGAAGTTGATCTTGGTCAGTACATTGTTTTTACAGAAACGGTATTATAACTATTCGGCCCTATACTCAAACTGGCTTATTGCACCTTAGGTGAAGTTGGGTTTGTTAGAGCATGAGGCTGTGAATAACCTTGTTTTAATCAAGGGTTTTAATTATGATCGTTTCTATTTTAAAAATTTCGAATAATTAACCTGCTGTAACTGATGTTCTCAATATAGCAAGTGTTGAGAATCGTAAGTGGAGATAAGTGGATGAGCAATGCGCCTGTAGACAATGGCCGACGTCGCTTTTTAACCATAGCTACCTCTGTTGTTGGTGGTGTTGGTGCGGCTGGGGCTGCTGTTCCTTTTATTGCGTCTTGGAATCCAAGTGAGCGAGCTAAATCTGCGGGTGCGCCTGTAGAAGTAGATATCAGCAAACTTGAGCCTGGACAATTAATACGTGTCGAGTGGCGTGGTAAACCTGTATGGGTTGTATCACGTACCCCAAAAATGCTTGAGCAGATGAAAGAACATGAAGGTCAACTTCGTGATCCGCAATCGCAAGAGCCACAACAATTAGAATCATCAACAAATGATTACCGTTCATTACGCCCAGAAATATTCTTGGCTGTAGGTATTTGTACGCATTTAGGATGTTCTCCTGGCTTTTTACAAGGTAACTTTGGTGAAAAAGTAGAAGGGACTGACGATGGTTTCTACTGCCCATGCCACGGTTCTAAATTTGATATGGCTGGCCGAGTATTTCAATCGGTACCTGCACCATTAAACTTAGAAATACCACCTTATACTTTTCTAGATGAAACCACTATTTTAGTGGGCGAAGAAAGA
This region includes:
- the zapE gene encoding cell division protein ZapE, translating into MTPWQTYQQDLKRDDFVHDAAQENAVRHLQRLYDDLTQAAPKSKGFFAKLFSKNEPAPIKGLYFWGGVGRGKTYLVDTFYESLPGTRKMRVHFHRFMHRVHDELKKLNNTANPLEKIADIFKAETDIICFDEFFVQDITDAMLLGGLMEALFARGIVLVATSNIVPDELYRNGLQRARFVPAIELVKLNTDIVNVDSGIDYRLRTLEQAEIFHSPLDEQADKNLFDYFDKLSPEPGQLNESIEIEGRLIKTRKVAKCVVMFEFSELCETARSQVDYMEISRLYNTVIISNVKQLGQTNDDAARRFIALVDEFYERHVTLIISAEQPITDLYTQGNLNFEFKRCISRLQEMQSLEYLAKEHLV
- the rplM gene encoding 50S ribosomal protein L13, translating into MKTFVAKPETVKRDWYVVDAEGKTLGRIATEIAHRLRGKHKAEYTPHVDTGDYIIVINAEKVTVTGNKFKNKVYYSHSGFPGGLKSTTFDKLQAAKPEMIIEKAVKGMLPRGPLGRAMYRKLKVYTGTEHNHAAQQPQVLDI
- the rpsI gene encoding 30S ribosomal protein S9, which translates into the protein MMANQYYGTGRRKSSSARVFLRPGTGNIVINKRSLEEYFGRETARMVVHQALELVDMTEKFDLYITVAGGGTTGQAGAIRHGITRALMEFDESLRPQLRKAGFVTRDARKVERKKVGLKKARKRPQFSKR
- the petA gene encoding ubiquinol-cytochrome c reductase iron-sulfur subunit codes for the protein MSNAPVDNGRRRFLTIATSVVGGVGAAGAAVPFIASWNPSERAKSAGAPVEVDISKLEPGQLIRVEWRGKPVWVVSRTPKMLEQMKEHEGQLRDPQSQEPQQLESSTNDYRSLRPEIFLAVGICTHLGCSPGFLQGNFGEKVEGTDDGFYCPCHGSKFDMAGRVFQSVPAPLNLEIPPYTFLDETTILVGEERGVV